GGCGACGAAGAGCAATCCTTTCGCCAGATCGAGCACGGCGCGGTCGGTGATGAAGATGCCCAGAACCGCGCGTGGTGCGAGATAGATCAACGCCACCAACCCGCCGGTCAGCACGAGGTTGAGCGCCAGGCCCGTGCGAACAATGCCGTCGAGGCGCGCCCGGTCGCCGCCGCCGACTGCCTGCGCGCCGAGGATCGAGACCGCAATCGAAATCGACACGGCCGTGAACTGCGTGTAGCCCATCACCTGGTTGACCGCGCCGTAAGCCGCGGTGGCGTCGGAGCCGAAGCCGTTGACGAGACCAAGCAATACCAGCTCGGCAATCGCCATCACGACCATGCCGACCGCGCTCGGCAAACCGATGCCGAGGATCTGTCCGATCACCGCGCGATTGAGCCGCACATGGCGCAGCAGCGCGACGTCCGGCGCGAGCGCGTGCTGCTTCCGCAGCAGATAGGCCGCCAGCACAATCAGCGTTACCGCGTTGGCGATTGCGGCGGCCCAGGCGGGGCTGGTGATGCCGACGGTACCAAGGATCAGCATTGGCGTCAGGATCAGGCCGATCGCCGTCGACAATGCCAGAGCCAGCAGCGGCGTCACTGTATCGCCGACGCCTCTGATCATCGCCGTCGTCAGCAGGAAGACGAAGCCGAGCGGCATCGTCAGCAGCATGATGCGCGCGTAACGGCTCGCCTGGTCGAGAATGTCCGCGGGCGTCGCGAGCAGCATCATCAGTTGTCGGCTGGACAGGCCCCCGACCAATCCCACCGAGATCGAGAGCAGCAAGCCGACCGCGAGCGTCGTGCCGGCGACGATCTTGATCCTGTCGTGCTTGCCCGCGCCAAAGGCCTGGCCGATCAGCACGGTGGCGCCGGTGCTCAATCCCATGACGAAGGCGAACAGGAAGAAGAACACCGGAAAGAAGGTCGAGACCGCAGCGAGTGCGTCCACGCCGATCATCTGGCCGAGATAGACATTGCTGACGGTGCCGAACAGCGACTGCAGCGCGTTGCTCAGCATGAGCGGTGTGAGGAAGCGCAGAAAAGTTTGCCAGAGCGGCTTCGGAGCGGACATGGGTTTGCCTTTCATCGGGGCGAGCAAAGCCGTTGCCGCGCGATGCACGCGCGGCCTGGCCGTTGATGGAGTTGTTTGAGATCGCGCTCTTAAGCGCGGTCGCTGTAGGCGAGCTTGACGATGTGATCGCGGATGTCGGCCGGCCAGTCGGCAATCAGTCCAGTGAAGCGCCGCCGGTCATCCGCAAACAGCGCGCGCGAGGCTTCCTCGAACTGTGCGAGATTGCCGGCCATGGTCGACATGAAGTGATAGGCCGCATCGCGCGCCTGCCGCTCGCGATCCTTGTCGCCGCTTGCCCGCCTAGCCTCGTCGACGAGCTTTCGCAGCGCGACCGAGGCGCCGCCGGGCTGAGCGTTGAGCCACTCCCAATGCCGCGGCAGCAGCGTCACCTCGCGCGCGACCACGCCGAGCTTTGGCCGGCCGCGTCCGCGCGGTTCAGTTGGTGGAGTGGCCTCCTCGACCGGTGGCGGGATCAGCTTCGCGAGGCGCGCCAGCACCTCGCGATCGCCGCCGCGCAGATCGAAGTCGATCGATCGGCCGGTGGCGTCCTCGAAGATGATGATCGGCTCGTCCGGCCGTGCCGCCACACGCTTGACGACCAGCGCGACCTCGCCAGCCGGCCCGGACACCAGGCGATGCTGTCCCTGGAAGGCGGTGAAAATCCTCTGCATTGAAATCATTGCCATATTGACGACATTGACGCCTTTAATACCCGGGTAAATAGCCGCGGTCAATATACCCGGATGAAAATATTCATCAGGGTGGCTCGACATTGCGCTGCCGGGCTGGCAGGTACGCGACCGACCGACCATGCCTACTCCTGGGGATCTCGCGATGCTGACCGTCCACCACCTCAACAACTCGCGTTCGCAGCGGGTGCTGTGGCTGCTCGAGGAACTGGGCGTGCCCTACGAGATCGTGCGCTATCAGCGCCAGCCCGACATGCGCGCACCAAAGGAGCTGCGTGCGATTCATCCGCTCGGCAAATCGCCCGTCATCACCGACAACGGCAACACCATCGCCGAGTCGGGTGCGATCATCGAATATGTGATCGCGACCTACGGCAACGGCCGGCTGATCCCGCCGCCCGATACGCCGGAGCGGCTGCGCTTCACTTATTGGCTGCACTACGCGGAAGGTTCTGCGATGTCGCCGCTGCTGCTAAAGCTGCTGTTCACGCTGATGCCGAAGCGCGCCCCGGCGCTGCTTCGTCCGCTGGTGCGCAAGGTCTCGAACCAGGCGCTCACTGCGCTGGTCAATCCGCAGCTCAAGCAGCACATGGATTATTGGGATGGCGAGCTCGGCAAGAGCGAGTGGTTCGCCGGCAACGAGTTCACCGCGGCCGATATCCAGATGAGCTTCCCGCTGGAAGCAGCGCAAGCGCGCGGCGGGCTCGAGCAGGGCCATCCCAAGGCGATGGCGTTCCTCGATCGCATCCATGCGCGGCCGGCCTATGCGCGCGCGCTGGAAAAAGGCGGGCCGTACCAGGTGGGGCGGTAAGTTTCCTCACCGCCCCAATATCATGCTTCAGTCTGCGTGCAGTATGCGTCCGCGCGTCTCGGGCAGCGCGAAGGCAGCGATGAAGAACAGGGCGTAGGCGGCGACTGCGAAGATCGCGATCGCATTGGCCAGCGAGGTCGACGCCGACAGCGCCCCGACGAGGAACGGAAACAGCGCACCGATGCCGCGGCCGAAATTATAGCAAAAGCCCTGGCCCGAGCCGCGCAGCCGCGTCGGATAGAGCTCGGTCAGGAACGCGCCGACCCCGGAGAAATAGCCCGAGGCGAAGAAGCCGAGCGGGAAGCCCAGCACCCACAGGATCTCGTTGTTGAGCGGCAGCTGCGTGTAGAGCAACACCACGGCCATCGCGCCGATCGAGAAGATCAGGAACAGGTTGCGCCGCCCGATCCGGTCGGCAAGCCAGGCGCCGGTAAGATAGCCGATGAAGGAGCCGACGATCAGCGTCGAGAGATAGCCGGTCGAGCCGACGATCGACAGATGCCGCTCCTTGGTCAGGAACTGCGGCACCCAGAAGGTGATGGCATAGTAGCCACCCTGGCAACCCGTCGCCGCCAGTGACGCAAGGATCGTGGTTTTCAGGATCCGGCCCGAAAAAATCTCCCAGAGCGCCGGACGATCTCCGCTCGCGGCGTGCTTGGCGCGCGCTTCGGCGGCGATCTCCGGCTCGGTGACGGAGCGGCGGATGTAGAACACCAGCAGCGCCGGCAGCGCGCCGATCACGAACATCCAGCGCCACGCCGTTTCCGCCGACATCGACGAGAACAGGATCGCCTGCGACAGCACCGCAAGGCCCCAGCCGACCGCCCAGCCCGACTGCACCGAGCCAACTGCGCGTCCACGATATTGCGGCCGGATCGCCTCGCCCATCAGCACGGCACCTGCGGCCCACTCGCCGCCGAAGCCGAGACCGAGCACGGCGCGCGCGATCAGAAGCTGTTCGAAATTCTGCACGACGGCGCAGACCAGCGAGAAGAACGAGAACCAGATGATGGTGATCTGGAGCGTCCTGACCCGGCCGATGTGGTCGGAGAGGTAGCCGCCGAGCCAGCCGCCGATGGCGGACGCGAGCAGCGTCACCGTGCCGGCAAGGCCTGCCGAGGCCGCGTCGACCTTCCACAGCGCGATGATGGTGCCGATCACCAGCGGGTAGATCATGAAGTCCATGCCGTCGAGCGCCCAGCCCGCCGCGCAGGCCCAGAAGGTTCGGCGCTCGGCCGCATTCATGTCGCGGTAGAAGGCGAGAAGGCTGGTGTCCTCGATCTCGGCGCGCTCGATGCGCTGGAGCGGATCGGCTGTGGTCATGTGCGTTTCCCCGGCAAAATCTTTTGGTCGGGCGGTGGTAGCACGCGCGGAGGCCGGTGCAAGCCGGCGCGCGCCCCTGCCATGCATCGAGCGGGTTACTGTCCTGCGGCTTCCGCGCCGCGCGTCCGTGGATCGGGTGCGCCGAGCGGCCCGTTCGCTGTTACGGCAATCGAATTGGCGGAGGTTTGTCCCATCGGCTCGACGATGAGATGGTCCATCGCCTTCAGCGAGGACAGCACATCGTCGGGGAAGCCGCGCTCGACCCGCACCTCGTCCGGCAACCATTGATGATGCAGCCGCGGCGCGGCTACGGCGGCGGCCACGTCCATCTTGTAGTCGAGCACGTTGACGATCACCTGAAGCACGGTCGAGATGATGCGGCTGCCGCCGGGCGAGCCCGTCACCAGCACCGGCTTGCCGTCCTTCAGCACGATGGTCGGCGACATCGAGGAAAGTGGCCGCTTGCCGGGCCCCGGCAGATTGGCTTCGTATCCGACGAGACCATAGGCATTGGAGGCGCCGACGGCCGCAGTGAAATCGTCGAGCTCGTTGTTGAGCAGCACGCCGGTGCCGTCGGCGACGAGGCCGACACCGTAGCTGAAGTTGAGCGTGTAGGTATTGCTGACGGCATTCCCGCTGCTGTCGACGACGGAGAAATGCGTGGTGTTGCTGCCTTCCCGCGGCGCGGGCGGGGCGGATACGATCTCCTTTGACGGCGTCGCCCGATCGGTGGAGATGCTCGCGCGCAGTTTGGCCGCATAGTCTTTCGCCGTGAGCCGATCGATCGGTGCACTGACGAAGGCGGGATCGCCGAGATAGCGCGCGCGATCCGCGTAAGCGCGCTTCATGGCTTCGATCAGCAGATGCAGCGACGCCGGCGAGCCCTGCTTCAAATCGGCGAGCTGAAAGCCTTCGAGGATATTGAGCGTTTCCACCAGCACCACCCCGCCGGAGGATGGCAGCGGCATCGAGACGATGTCGTAGCCGCGATAGGTGCCGCGCACCGGCGCGCGGATCACGGCTTGATAGGCCTTCAAATCCGCCGGCGTCATGATGCCGCCGGCATCGGACACGGACTTGGCGATCTTCTCGGCCACCGGGCCCTCGTAGAAGCCGCGCGGTCCCTGCGCGGCGACGCTCGCCAGCGTGTCGGCGAGGTCGCTCTGCACCAGCCTGTCGCCTTCGCCAAACGGCTTGCCATCCGGCTTTGCGAAAACTTTCGTCGAGGATGGCCAGCGCGCGAGCCGCGGGTACCAACCCGGCAGCGTATCGGCGATGTCATCGGTGACGATGAACCCGTCGCGAGCAAGTGCGATCGCAGGTTCGAGCAATTGCGCCAGCGTGAACTTGCCCGAGCCGTACTTCTCGAGTGCCAGCGAAAGGCCAGCGACCGTTCCGGGCACGCCGATGCCCAGCCCGGAATCCCGCGATTTGGCGGGATCAGGCTTGCCATCGGGTCCAAGGAAAATTTGCGCCGTGGTCGCCGCCGGCGCGGTCTCGCGATAATCGATCGCGATGTCCTCGTTGTGCTCGGCCGAATGGATCACCATGAAGCCGCCGCCGCCGATATTGCCCGCGCGCGGATAAGTCACCGCCATGGCGAAGCCGGTCGCAACGGCGGCGTCGACGGCATTGCCGCCACGCCGCAAGACGTCGGCCCCGACCCGCGCAGATATCTTCTCCTGCGCCACCACCATGCCATGCTCGGCTGGGATAGCGTGAACCGTGTCGAGCGCAGGAGGGAGATAGGCCCGCCGCGCATCCTGCGCGGTCGCCGATGCAAGACCGAACGCCAGAGCACCGACGAGCGCTAGGAAAGTCCGCCGTGTCGAAAATGACGCCATCATCAAAATTCCGCCGAGCCTTCTGGCCAATTCACACGCGTCACTGCAATGCTATACGGTTTGCGCTAAGAGGGACAAAACAGTTTGTGATGAGGACTGCGCAATGACGACGATTGCCTCGGATGCGCGCGTGACCGGCGCCCCGCGGACCTATCCGCCGCGCGCCGCCGTCATCAGCTGGATCTTCTTCGATTGGGCCGCGCAGCCCTATTTCACCCTGATCACGACTTTCGTGTTCGCGCCCTATTTCGCCACCAGCATCGCGCCGGATCCTGCCACCGGCCAATCGCTCTGGGGTTTTGCGATGGCAGCAGCTGGCATGGCGATCGCTTTGCTGTCGCCCGTGCTCGGCGCCATCGCTGATGCTTCCGGTCGCCGCAAGCCCTGGATCGCGGCGTTCGGCGCGGTTCTGGTGCTGGCCTCCTGCACATTGTGGATCGGCAAGCCCGGCGATCACGCCATCATTCCGCCGTTGCTCATGGCGGTCGCGCTCGCCAGCGTCGGCGCGGAATTCGCCACCGTCTTCAACAATGCGATGATGCCGACCCTGGTGCCGCCGGAGCGCATCGGCCGGCTTTCTGGCACCGGCTGGGCGACGGGCTATATCGGCGGCATCGTCAGTCTGGTCATCGTGCTCGGCTTCCTCGCCGCCAATCCCGAGACCGGCCGCACGCTGCTCGGCTTCACCCCGCTGTTCGGGCTCGATCCCGCCACGCATCAAGGCGATCGCGCTGCAGGGCCGCTGACGGGGCTGTGGTTCATCGTCTTCGTGACGCCGATGTTCCTGTTTACGCCGGATTATCCGGCGAAGCGCCCGATGGGCGAGGCGCTGTACGAAGGCCTCGCTGATCTCACGCGATCGCTGAAGGATCTGCCGCAGCAGAAATCGCTCGCCGCGTTTCTGCTCGCGAACATGATCTATACCGATGGCCTCGTGTCGCTGTTCGCATTCGGCGGCATCTATGCCGCCGGTACCTTCGGCTGGCACACGATCCAGATCGGCACGTTCGGGATCATCCTCGCCATCGCCGGAACCTTTGGCGCCTGGCTTGGCGGCAAGCTCGATGACTTCCTCGGCCCGAAGCGCGTGATTGCCGGCAGCATGCTGATCCTGCTGCTCGCGGTTGCGGCGATCCTGCTCGTCGACAAGGACAGCGTGCTGTTCGTCAAGGTCGCGCCGCCGGTACCGGGCGGACCGCTGTTCGGCGCCGCCGCCGAGCGTGCCTATATCGTGCTGGGGTGTTTGATCGGCGCGGCCGGTGGCCCGCTCCAGGCGGCTTCGCGCACGCTGCTGATCCGGCTCGCACCGAAGGATCGCATCGCTCAGTATTTTGGCTTGTTCGCGCTGACCGGAAAGGTCACGTCCTTCATCGGCCCGCTGCTGATCGGTGTGATCACCGCGGTCACCGCGAGCCAGAAGGCCGGCATGGCCGTGCTGGTCGTGTTTTTCGTCACCGGGTTCGCGCTGTTGATGCGGGTGAAGGAGTAGCATCTCCACCGTCATTCCGGGGCATCGCGGAGCGATGAACCCGGAATTTGGAGGTTGTCGCGCGTGACTCCGGGCTCGCGCTGCGCGCGCCCCGGAATGACGGCAGAATCAGTGCCGGAAGTGCCGCGTTCCCGTGAACACCATGGCGATGCCGTGTTCGTCGGCGGCCTTGATCACCTCGTCGTCGCGCATCGAGCCGCCGGGCTGCACCACGGCGGTGGCGCCGGCTTCGATGCAGGCAAGCATGCCGTCGGCGAACGGGAAGAACGCGTCCGACGCCACGACAGAGCCCTTGGTCAGAGGTCCCGCGAGTTTCAGCTCGTTGGCTGCATCCTGCGCCTTGCGCGCGGCGATGCGGGCTGAGTCGACGCGGCTCATCTGGCCCGCGCCGATGCCGACGGTGGCGAGACCCTTGGCGTAGATGATGGTGTTGGACTTGACGTGTTTTGCTACCCGGAACGCGAACTTCAGGTCGCGCATCTCCGCATCGGTGGGCGCACGTTTTGTCACAACCTTGAACGTCATGTCGTCGACCACGGCGTTGTCGCGGCTCTGCACCAGAAGGCCGCCGGCGACCGTCTTGGCGGTGAGACCGGGCGAACGCGGATCAGGCAGGCTGCCGGCAAGCAGCAGGCGAAGGTTCTTGCGTGCGCCGATGATGGAAATGGCTTCCTCGCTGGCGTCGGGCGCGATGATCACCTCGGTGAAGATCTTGGCGATCTCGCGTGCAGTGTCGGCGTCGAGCGCGCGGTTCATTGCGATGATGCCGCCGAAGGCCGAGGTGGAGTCGCAAGCCAGTGCCTTGCGATAGGCCTCGACCAAGTTGGCTCCTTCCGCAACGCCGCACGGGTTGGCGTGCTTGACGATGACGCAGGCTGCGGTGCGCTTGGTGTCGAATTCGCCGATGCATTCATAGGCCGCGTCGGTATCGTTGATGTTGTTGTAGGAGAGCTCCTTGCCCTGCAGCTGCCGCGCGGTCGAGACGCCCGGGCGCTTGTCCGGCGTCGCGTAGAACGCCGCGGTCTGGTGCGGATTCTCGCCGTAGCGCAGCGACTGGATCAGCTTGCCGCCGAAGGCGCGGAAATCGGGCGCGTCGATCT
The genomic region above belongs to Bradyrhizobium sp. CCBAU 53338 and contains:
- a CDS encoding MATE family efflux transporter, with protein sequence MSAPKPLWQTFLRFLTPLMLSNALQSLFGTVSNVYLGQMIGVDALAAVSTFFPVFFFLFAFVMGLSTGATVLIGQAFGAGKHDRIKIVAGTTLAVGLLLSISVGLVGGLSSRQLMMLLATPADILDQASRYARIMLLTMPLGFVFLLTTAMIRGVGDTVTPLLALALSTAIGLILTPMLILGTVGITSPAWAAAIANAVTLIVLAAYLLRKQHALAPDVALLRHVRLNRAVIGQILGIGLPSAVGMVVMAIAELVLLGLVNGFGSDATAAYGAVNQVMGYTQFTAVSISIAVSILGAQAVGGGDRARLDGIVRTGLALNLVLTGGLVALIYLAPRAVLGIFITDRAVLDLAKGLLFVALWSSVPFGLATTFSGAMRAAGVALTPMLLSIFAILAIELPSAVILSRTIGLSGVWAAYPIVFCAMFVLQMGYYLLVWRKRAIKRLV
- a CDS encoding DUF2239 family protein — translated: MAMISMQRIFTAFQGQHRLVSGPAGEVALVVKRVAARPDEPIIIFEDATGRSIDFDLRGGDREVLARLAKLIPPPVEEATPPTEPRGRGRPKLGVVAREVTLLPRHWEWLNAQPGGASVALRKLVDEARRASGDKDRERQARDAAYHFMSTMAGNLAQFEEASRALFADDRRRFTGLIADWPADIRDHIVKLAYSDRA
- a CDS encoding glutathione S-transferase family protein, whose protein sequence is MLTVHHLNNSRSQRVLWLLEELGVPYEIVRYQRQPDMRAPKELRAIHPLGKSPVITDNGNTIAESGAIIEYVIATYGNGRLIPPPDTPERLRFTYWLHYAEGSAMSPLLLKLLFTLMPKRAPALLRPLVRKVSNQALTALVNPQLKQHMDYWDGELGKSEWFAGNEFTAADIQMSFPLEAAQARGGLEQGHPKAMAFLDRIHARPAYARALEKGGPYQVGR
- a CDS encoding MFS transporter; its protein translation is MTTADPLQRIERAEIEDTSLLAFYRDMNAAERRTFWACAAGWALDGMDFMIYPLVIGTIIALWKVDAASAGLAGTVTLLASAIGGWLGGYLSDHIGRVRTLQITIIWFSFFSLVCAVVQNFEQLLIARAVLGLGFGGEWAAGAVLMGEAIRPQYRGRAVGSVQSGWAVGWGLAVLSQAILFSSMSAETAWRWMFVIGALPALLVFYIRRSVTEPEIAAEARAKHAASGDRPALWEIFSGRILKTTILASLAATGCQGGYYAITFWVPQFLTKERHLSIVGSTGYLSTLIVGSFIGYLTGAWLADRIGRRNLFLIFSIGAMAVVLLYTQLPLNNEILWVLGFPLGFFASGYFSGVGAFLTELYPTRLRGSGQGFCYNFGRGIGALFPFLVGALSASTSLANAIAIFAVAAYALFFIAAFALPETRGRILHAD
- the ggt gene encoding gamma-glutamyltransferase; the encoded protein is MMASFSTRRTFLALVGALAFGLASATAQDARRAYLPPALDTVHAIPAEHGMVVAQEKISARVGADVLRRGGNAVDAAVATGFAMAVTYPRAGNIGGGGFMVIHSAEHNEDIAIDYRETAPAATTAQIFLGPDGKPDPAKSRDSGLGIGVPGTVAGLSLALEKYGSGKFTLAQLLEPAIALARDGFIVTDDIADTLPGWYPRLARWPSSTKVFAKPDGKPFGEGDRLVQSDLADTLASVAAQGPRGFYEGPVAEKIAKSVSDAGGIMTPADLKAYQAVIRAPVRGTYRGYDIVSMPLPSSGGVVLVETLNILEGFQLADLKQGSPASLHLLIEAMKRAYADRARYLGDPAFVSAPIDRLTAKDYAAKLRASISTDRATPSKEIVSAPPAPREGSNTTHFSVVDSSGNAVSNTYTLNFSYGVGLVADGTGVLLNNELDDFTAAVGASNAYGLVGYEANLPGPGKRPLSSMSPTIVLKDGKPVLVTGSPGGSRIISTVLQVIVNVLDYKMDVAAAVAAPRLHHQWLPDEVRVERGFPDDVLSSLKAMDHLIVEPMGQTSANSIAVTANGPLGAPDPRTRGAEAAGQ
- a CDS encoding MFS transporter — translated: MTTIASDARVTGAPRTYPPRAAVISWIFFDWAAQPYFTLITTFVFAPYFATSIAPDPATGQSLWGFAMAAAGMAIALLSPVLGAIADASGRRKPWIAAFGAVLVLASCTLWIGKPGDHAIIPPLLMAVALASVGAEFATVFNNAMMPTLVPPERIGRLSGTGWATGYIGGIVSLVIVLGFLAANPETGRTLLGFTPLFGLDPATHQGDRAAGPLTGLWFIVFVTPMFLFTPDYPAKRPMGEALYEGLADLTRSLKDLPQQKSLAAFLLANMIYTDGLVSLFAFGGIYAAGTFGWHTIQIGTFGIILAIAGTFGAWLGGKLDDFLGPKRVIAGSMLILLLAVAAILLVDKDSVLFVKVAPPVPGGPLFGAAAERAYIVLGCLIGAAGGPLQAASRTLLIRLAPKDRIAQYFGLFALTGKVTSFIGPLLIGVITAVTASQKAGMAVLVVFFVTGFALLMRVKE
- the purH gene encoding bifunctional phosphoribosylaminoimidazolecarboxamide formyltransferase/IMP cyclohydrolase, giving the protein MTDHPRRVTRALLSVSDKSGLIEFAKALAAHDVELVSTGGTAKAIAAAGLKVKDVSELTGFPEMMDGRVKTLHPKVHGGLLAIRDNKEHAEAMKAHGIAPIDLLVVNLYPFEATVDKGAGFEDCIENIDIGGPAMIRAAAKNHDYVAVVVEADDYKAVLDELAANNGATTLKLRRRLAAKAYARTAAYDAAISNWFNRQLEIDAPDFRAFGGKLIQSLRYGENPHQTAAFYATPDKRPGVSTARQLQGKELSYNNINDTDAAYECIGEFDTKRTAACVIVKHANPCGVAEGANLVEAYRKALACDSTSAFGGIIAMNRALDADTAREIAKIFTEVIIAPDASEEAISIIGARKNLRLLLAGSLPDPRSPGLTAKTVAGGLLVQSRDNAVVDDMTFKVVTKRAPTDAEMRDLKFAFRVAKHVKSNTIIYAKGLATVGIGAGQMSRVDSARIAARKAQDAANELKLAGPLTKGSVVASDAFFPFADGMLACIEAGATAVVQPGGSMRDDEVIKAADEHGIAMVFTGTRHFRH